The genomic window TATTTGAGAAGaattaaatttattaagtacctactatgctaGGTAAAATGCTAGATGATACACAGCAATGCTGGAACCAAGAAACTGATGGTCTAGTCTTGGTTTAGCCACTAACTTGCTGTGACTTTGGGTAGGTCACTTGACTAATCTCTGCATCATGGCTTTTTAATCTGCAAAAAGGGCCTTAAACTTGTCAAAACcatttgtgaagatcaaacgtgCAAATGTGcagaaagtgctttgaaataaaaaaacGAAGTTCTTTCTGAACTACTGGGGTATCACAAGTCCCCGTTACACTTCTCAGCAGCACTTTGGGatgttttttcccagttacatgaaGGAAACTGTCGAAGTCTCTCTATGGTCTATAcaaagaaacaggctcagagaggctgTCTCCCTTCCCGCTCTTCATGTCTGCATGATGCCCAAATTTCACAGTCAATAGAAAATGTGCCCTTTCTCAGCTATTCTTAGTGTCACTAGATTATAAGCTGGCTGAAGACAGGGGCTGCGTCTTCCCAACCTGTATAACATCCCCAGCACAACAGGCTGTTTCTAATAAGAGCTTCCTGTTTACTGAAAGAGTGAATTCTAGGCATTTCAAAAAAAGGAGGAGGTAGCAAGAAAGGTTTTGTTTCCAAGTCTGAAACTTGCACTCTTGCAGTCCACAGATGTCCCCAGACATCTTGGGGCCAGTTCCCCAAGTGATCAACCCTGCAGATGACTGATGGAAAGTGTACCCTGCCCACATAAAAGCACGTTCTAGTATCATCTGCAAAGTTCTTCCATTGTCTCTCAATTCAAGGACTCTGACTTGCCCTAAACTCTAGCCACAACGTGGAAGCAAATGTACCTGTGTTCTGCATAAATGCTGATCGACCCAAATTTCTATTCTTTGGCACAAAAGCAGAGATTTAGAAGAGCAACAAGGTATGAAAGCTCTTGCCAAAGGATGGCTTTGATAAGCTTTCTCTTAATAAGAGCGCAGGCACCGACATAGGAGATATTTGAATCTTGGCCATAAgcacctaaaacaattccaaactTAACTCCTGAAAGTATGATCAGATGAGAGCAAAGCTTTAAGCCTTTCAAAATGGCCACTGTCTGATAAAATAGTTTCCATGTTTAGATTTCTCTTTTCAGTTCCCTCACCATCCCAAATTGTACCCACATTTATACTCCCTCAATGTATactgacgtgtgtgtgtgtgtgaaggagcCCTCAGGTATGCCTCCTAGAATTCTGAAGGATCATCTGGAATATAGGTTAGTTCTAGGATACCTAAATGAGTTCAAAATGTCTTGTGGCCAGGGGCAAAGGGACAAATGAATGGAGTCCCTGGGAGGAGCAGGGGCATATTAGAACTTAGAAGAAAGTCTCTAGTGGAGTGCCTTAAAGATCTGTGTCCAGGGGGTGCTCAGACAAGAAATCAGCAGTTAAGTAGGAAAGTAATGCTATGGCAACTGGAGGAGGCATGCAAGAGAAGGGGAGTATTCCCACCTTGTTCTCAGTTCTTGTTCCTTCACCAGAACTGCCCAAGATTCTGAAAGGACTCCCCCCAGAGATCATAATACCTTGGAAAAAATCTTTCACTTAATGAGTAACAAACTGCCATTTGGGCCCATTCTAGTGAGTCTGCAATCTCATAGGTCATCATCTAAATGTCATTCCTCATCTCACACTGTCTGattccttattcccatccccATCAACTCTGCCCAACTCTCAGTCTAAAGTTATCCACACCATTCACTGCACCCTCTGGAATGCCCACTccacagataataaatgttgcttccatcttaattcttttcctttcccattgtTTCCATCTTCTGGTTCTCACTGAGAACTGACTTTTCCCTGATGACACAACCTCCCTGGCCAAGAAGCACTGGCTACACTTTCACTATTCCCCTTTCTCAACAGTTGAGGTGGGAGAACTGGAATAATTCTTGCTCTCCACCACCATTTCCAGGTTGTCTCTCTACTatcatcactcagtaacctctccttcTTTGAGGTTCACACTATTCACAATTACTATCCAGTCAAAAATCCTGATAGTTGTTGTCTACAGACCTCCAGAacattcccctttctttctcctaccctcacactaggggacttcaacacatagacagacagacagtcccTCAAATGCCCTAACTTCCTACTTCTTCGACTTACTCATTTCCTGTGACTTACTTCTCCACTCCACCTTAGGCATACACAAAGATGGTCTTAtctttgatcttgccatcaccatAAATACACCATCTCCAAAGTTCATGAACTTTGACATCCCCTTATCTAATCATGTTCTACTGGATTTTCACCACACTCCCTCTTCCATGACCAAATCCTGCTCTTTGTCCACACTGTGGTTTCAAATCTCTCAGctcctcagttctctcccaggtCACCTTCTTTGCACcagtcattttttcctttccccatcctgACCCCTTGGTGACCTAGTTTAACATCAGACTGTCCCCTTCTCTTGAGTCTCTGGCTTCCTTATCATATGGCTGATTGTGCCCTTCAAGGCTCAACCTGGGATCATTATGACCATCTTTGCTCCTACCCACATGCTGCTGaatggaggtggagaaaattctgcaactgctgactgggtccactacaaatttaagTTACATGGcttcaactgggtcctcactccTGCTAAACAATCCTACTATACACTCCCTTATCATCTGACTACACCACTCTCCTGAGGATCTTCCAAATCACCTCAAACCTTGTACAGTTAGTTCCTCTTTGCCCACTGTCTCAGCTAAGAATCTTGCTTCCTATTTCACAGAAAAAGTTGAGGCCCTTCcccatgagctccctcttctctctccttatctcacaATGCCTAGATGCATCCtatcattctctcctcctccaacCCCCCTATCAATGCAAGTCATCCCATTCCATCTTGTCTCCTCTGTCATTCCCACTCCTTCACTCATGTCCGACCTTTCCTGGTCTGgttgcttccctactgccttcaaATAGACCTCTGTCTTGCCCATCCTCAAAAAGCCCTGCCTTGACCTTTTTCTCCCCATTAGCTACTTTTAACCTCTCTCCTGCCTTTTGCAGCtaatctccttgagaaggcagcTCATAACCAATTAATTGTtccacttcctcttttctccctctcttgacTCTCAACAATCTGGTGCATCATTCacccaaactgctctctccaaagttctcAATGATCTCATGATTGTTCaatccaatgatcttttcttcatcttcatccttcttgacctctctgcagcctctgatgCTGACTATGACCCTCTTCTCTCTGGGCTTTGGTGATTCTCCTGATtcacctttcctgattctccttctcCCTGACGGCTCCTTCTccgtctcctttgctgaatccctAACCACATCATGCCCTCTAACTCCAGTGTCCTACAGGGtttcctaggccctcttctctcctcctctacaCCATTTCAAATGGAgactcatcagctcccatggagtCAAATGTCATCTCTATGATGTTGATTCTTAAATATACTTTATTCACCTTTAAtttctctcctgatctccaaGTGCCTTTTAGGCATCTTGAAGAGGGTGTCCTACATACATCTTAAAacacatgttcaaaacagaacttatctttcccccaaactctctCCCCTTCTAAATTTCCCTGTTACTGCTGAGGACACCACTATCCCCCCCAGGCCCATAGGcttgaaacctcagagttgtccTTGACTCCACTCTATCTCACCTCCCATCCTACCCACTATTGTCAAAGATGATCAGTTTTACATTTCTAATGTCTCTTGAATatatccccttcttttctctgacatagcctcatcacctctcacctggacaaCTGTACTAGGTGGTCAGTTTGCCTGCCCACCATAAACCCCTCCCTTCTTCAGTCCATCTTCTATTCAGAtgccaaagcacaggtctgactatatcacccctcacttcccccaccccaatccactccagtggcttcctatcacctctaggattaaCTAACTATAAAATCCTGCCtgccattcaaagtcctttataacctagtTCTACTCCTCCCtacttttctggtcttcttatccCTTACACTCCATTCCTCAcatactctgatccagtgaccctggcgacaggctgttccttgaacaagtccttccatctcctgactctgggcatttcactggctatccctcTATGACAAGgatattctccctcctctgctccactACTGACCTCCCTCAACTAAAacctcatcttctacaggaagccttccttaacccctcaattccagtgccttccttctactGATTATTTTCTATCTATCCCACCATATGCAGCTTGTTTGACCATAGTTATTGGCACATGGTTTCCTCTGACTGATTGCTCTCAAGGACAgtgattatcttttgcctttcttggtattctcagtgcttggcacagggcCTTGGACaaagtcagtgcttaataaatacttactgtaCTGACTGAGTTAGGATCCCAAATCTTGGGTCTCTTGACTCTCAGTCCACCACTTTGACTCTCTTAAAACCATTAAACTTGTTTAAACTGGCACAAAGTGACTGGACAGAAGTGCTTTCAGCCAACAGGTCTTTGAATCAAATTTGACCCAGTGACCTGGAATGgaaggcttcatcagactgcctcTTCCTtaaatgatggggttcagactctgccACAGTGacaattcattatttttcatacTAGACTCCACATCTACTGCCTAGCTTTGGCATTTTAATTTGCTTATAGGAAAActcttattttcatctttttcaataGTGCGTTCCCAGCTGTGGAATGATAATTTAATGATTACACTGTTATCAAACAGGAAACACAAACGTTGGCATTTGGCAGTCATGTTTGTCTTTTCAAAGTTGCTACAAACAAATATTAAGTGTGCATTGCAGTAAATGGGATAATTAGTGAAAATGCAAGTCTGGAGTTCCACTTGTGCACCCACTGAAGCAGCACTGTTTGACAAACCACTCACCTTCCTGCAGGTAGAGCAAAGAAAAGCTCACACTCTTTACTTATTCTCTGCTAAGATGTCACAAAGATATTGCTGTGAAAGTAGTTTCcctaagcacagatctgacctcATGATTCCCTTACCCAATCAGCTCTGCTGGCTCTCTATGGCCTCTGAGATCAAGGTTAAATGCCTCTGTTTAGCTTCACAAGACCTTTATAATGTGACCCCAACTTATCTCATGAGTGCACAAGCTCCTGGTGCAGTCCAGCACATGTGGCCTCCCCTCTGCTCAAGGGCTTACCCACAGCCCTCTAGCACTGGCTTTGGCACCTCTGTACCAGTCCTCCCTCATACCTTGACTGCATGACTTTTGACTTTGGTCATAGAGGCTCTCTTCTCATTAGTGGCAGTTAAACATCCTCTTCTGCAGAAAGCTTTTCTCAATTTCCCCACCAGTTATTACCCTCCTTCCTCAACTACTGCACTGAACTCCCTGTAATTATTTGGACTTATCCATTTGCAATGTATTCTGTCCTTGCTTTTGTACATATATCTTGTCTTATACTTAGAACGTAGGCTGGAATCTGTATTCCCTTTATCTAGGACAGTGCCTGGGCACCAAACTGCATGGCCAAGCATGTGAGAGGAAGAAGGTTGCAATCCTGTCCTGGATCTAGCTCTGGGTGCTCCCTCTTAGGAAGGATGTGCTGGCAGGCATACCAAGAAGAAAGGGACAGGAAAGGCCTGTAAACCCCTCGTGAGAGGACCAATAGAAAGCCTTGGGTATGTGTAGCATGAGAACTATTTTCAGGCATCTGGAAAGCTAGCACATGGAAGACGGAGCATAATTGTTCTTTCTGGCCCCAGAAGGCTGAACTAGGAGCAGGGAGCCAATGCTGAAGAGGAGCATATTTGGGCCTCATGTAATTAACAATTAGAACCTTATAAAAGTTGAATGATTGTTCTCAAGAGAGCAGCTCTCTGTCATTAGAAACAGGAGGCCTACTTATTAGGCATAGCTAGGTCTTGGGACCCCCTTTGAGGGGCTTCCCACCACAGAGACTTATTTGGATGCCCAGTATTTAAGTCACTACTAGAAGTTCTTAGGATTGTGCGCAGACAAGTTCAGTACTCCTATGATGTAGGTAAGCAGGGTTACTGCCTGGCCTCACAGGTCAGTCCTGACACACATGGCCTTCAAAGGGGATCTGGCCAGagaaactgggtttgaatcccagctctatcAGTTTTTACTATGAACTTCCAGGAGGCTCaacttccttctttgtaaaatctgGCTCCTCTTTGTAAGGCAGGGTGGTTGCTAGAATCAGGGTCTAGAGCTTGAAGTGTTGCTCTTTGGGAGGTGACAGTCACCTCCCAACCTTCACCTTAGTGTTATGTGTAAAATGGACACAAAAACCTTGCTCTCTACTTCACAGGCTACCCAGAAAGTGCACTGTGTTCACTATGATTATGGCTAGAGGACGCTTCCTCAGTGTGACCCTTTGGGACCAGCATCAGCCTCTGATCCACCTATAGTAATAACCATGATGGCTCCATGGATGTGGTGCTCTACAAAGCACCTGTCAGAAGGGCCAGTATCATCCCCAAAtaaaatgggaaactgaggcctgacgAAGCTCAATCATTGCCTAAATCCCAGGGCCAGTACTGGAATCCATGCCTTTCTGGGCTTCTTCCTGTTTTACCACTCAATCATCCTACCAAAAGACAGTCCTAATTCCAGAAAAGAGGCCAGATTAAATTATTTCCCCACATGGCATTTCAAAGCACAATAATAGGTTTTGGGACAAGAAAAGGAATTACCCCCAAAAACCCATATAAAGGACAAATGAGTGGACTTTATTTAACTGCAAGCTCTGTCGACTGGGGCATGGATAAATATAGCCTGACCTAACTTAATGAAGAAGTAAAGCAATGTATTGATCTGTATGAACCATCTGCCATCTTGCCCCATGTGATGCTTACTAATGTGGCTTCAATGACTACTCTCCTAAAAGAAACACAATGATTCTGGAGAATACTGAGGGCTCTGAATTTAGAGCCACagggtctggattcaaatcttggccTGGCTGAAGCATTCCATGACCTTGGATGGGTCCCCTTCCTCCAATGAGAGCTGGCCATTCGCATGAGCTCCAAAGTTCAGCACACTCCTCAATCCTATTAAGTACTTGCTACCACCAATACATACTCTAATTCAGCTGAGTCCCAGCACCAGGAACGCAGCCAGCCTCTTGCCCTAAGGCACTTCCCCTTGGCAGCTGTCAAGGTGAGTGGATTCAAGGGTTCCTGGGGACCCTCAGACAGTGGCTCAGTAAAGCAGGTTTGGGTGTGACTGACCAAAGTGAGGGCTAAGCTTTCATGCTGCTTAAGCCTGACACTTTTGTAAAAAAGCAAATTTGGATGTTCTGggtctttccccttccccttttttttggtggggagtgAGATGGGCACAATAAACCTCCCAGACAGTCTGGTCTGATCTATACTAGTTAGCAGATTCTGTGTGAGAGCTGGTTAGAACTGCAGTAGGACCAGTGTTGGCTGTGGTGGGCAACTTGGGCAGAGCAGGGAGCAAGAGGGGATGACAGGGTACATGGAGGGCTGGGCCATCCCCAACCCTGGCCACATCCTGTTTATTATACCCATCTCATAAGTGTAGAAAATTCAGAGAGAAATGCTTAGGTTTCCTAACCACAAATAATACCATCCCTACAAATGAAAATACATCTATGCTGCTTAACCTTGAAAGCAGAGAAAGACCTCCAGCATATTAGTTAGATTTTTGATAAGGGATTTAAGGAAAGACATGAATGAGAACTGTGCAGGATAAAAAGGTATAGAGGGGCCGCTATCTGCATTTGTAGATGGAATACTGCACTGAAGAGAGCACAGATCTTCTGGAACACTCAAGTGTTAAGTCTCATCTGGCATTCACTGAAGCACTATCTGGTCTCACCAAGATATCACACTCTGTCATATCTTTCAGAAAGGAAAACAACTACAAGAATTcacatggggaaaaaatggactaCACTCACGCCTCAGTTCTCCCATGGGGCCCCAGcgccttcttttttcttttgttttcctttcatctctaggCAGCAGAGCtggttgacttttcttttttccaatcaCACACCGGGAGGATTGACAGAATGCTGCCTCTCAGAGGATGCGGATAGCAATCAAACAACAATCATTCCCATTAAAAGGAAGGAAGCCAGACAGCGATGAACGAGTTTGTGAGAATCAGAGCTGCCATCTCAAAGAGCTCACCTAACCACCATTTATTAATTTGTTCCTATTTCTTCCTCACTGCCAATGACACGTTCTTTATTGTTAACTTTTTTCATGGTCGTCTGTTCTCTAATAAACCTGTTTTGCTTTCCCCAGGATTCAGCAGGGCAGGGAAGACACACTTTAGCTGGACGCAGGGCCTTTCACCTTTGCTCAGGGTATTCAGACCTTTCTAATATGTTAATCTGGGAATACAGTTCTAAAGAGAGATGTTGGTCATAGTATGTGACGTAAAGCTCATAAACAGCTGCTGAGGAAACCTACTAGATATAGAACAGTCATGGCATTTAGGTGCCCCCATTTTGGAAGCCAATTTTTACATTCTACACTGAAGAAAGCAAATGGTTCTAATCCAAAGAGATTACCTGAGAATCTTCTTGGGAatatgagatggagaagaatgactcctttttttcttttccgcATCTTGTAggatcttttcttctatttcacttttatctGAAATCACTACTCGCTCCACCCCTGGCTTGTCAGAGTCAATATTCAGCTCTGTCTGTGCAGAGTCACACCTGTACATGAAAACAATAGAGGGCTTTTCGCTGGAATCAGTTCTCGACTCTGTGAACCAATGATGACGCTGAACAGGAGGTGGGGGAAGCATGTGGATGACCGTGCCATCGAGGCCCACTAGCttgcccttctccctttctttttctttgtcttcctcctcctcgGTCTTCTTACGGCGGAAGAAGCTCTTAAATGATATCCAGCGCTTTGGCTTGGCGTCAGTTGCCCGCCTGCCCTCAGAGCTCAGGACAGACTCAGCCTCTGTGGACCTGGTGGGGCTAGTTGGCTTGCTCCAATGGCTGAAGTGTCTTTGCAAAAGGTTACTTGCATGATATGGAGAGGAAGTGGAACgcggagggggaaagggaggtcCTGGTTCAGTCTGGGGACTTGGGGTAGGAGTGCCAGCCATGTATTTGGAGGAGTGACAAGCAGCAGGCTTGGAAGGTGGCTCCTTGTGCATGGAAGTACTGGGGCTTTCTGTGGCAGGGGTGGCTTCATTCTCGTGGCTGGgctgtgtggtggcaaagagagACTTTGGCCTCGAGGGAGGACTTGTTGGGGCATCATCCCCTGGAGGCAGGGCATACAGTTCCTCTGTGCTGCAGGCTTCAGGGCCTGAGGGAGGGGTTTCTGGGGGAGACTGTGGAGGCTGGATAGATGCCACAATCTGTGACAGCACTGTGCTCGCCTTTTCCCGGTTGCTGCTGCTGCCCAATGTTGGTGACTCCAGAGCACCTTCGATCTTGGCTACAGACTCCTGGGTGGTTCTTTGGGTTCGTGCTGGTGAGGAGTGGGCAGAACTCTGTCTTCTTTGGGGGGAGGGCTGGCTCCTACCGAGGCAGCTGTTAAACTCCTGGACCTTTTGAGCCACAGAGCCCTTCCTGTGCTCTGTGCTGTTAGATCGCCCCTTCCCTAGTGAAGAATCGGCAGGTTTACTGGTGGGACTCTCTGTTACTTTGcattctgtttctatttcttcataAGTGTGGCTTATAATGCTTGTGGTTTTATCTTTCATTGAAAGCTCTCCACTGGTTCCCAGAAAACTTTTATAGATGGCTAAATTGTCATATGCATTAGGATTGATCACAATGGGAACTTTGATGGCGTTCTTAGAACTACGAGCATAAGTTGGCTCATCGTGAATAATAATTGGAAAAGGAGGCATTCCAGCATTGTTGTAACTATTAAATTTGATTTCAGACAAATTGGGTGACTTAACTGGGATTGTTTTGGAAGAAATACTTGTAGAGGTGGGTGAAGTAGGGGCTGACTTATGAGAGTTTTTCCTTGGAGGGACAGTTGGTCCTGTGCCACCAGTGACTAGTTCCACTTTAGGTATCTTTTGACGTGGGCTTGTACTGGATGTCCAGACTTCCTGGTATCGGATAGTACTGGATTTTTTGAAATGAGCATTCCCCTGTGCTGAAGTGGAAGTGGGAGACATAAGTGGGGAATTGGGAGTGGACAAGGTGCTTTTGGTTTTGGGACTCTCAGTTTGACCATCCATGCGCTCACTGGTCATGGCTGCTGACACATCCACAATCGTATAGGGCTTGCACACTGGCTGCTCCAGATTTACGACTCGGTAAGGCTTGGTTTGCTCTTCCAGAGGCACTAAATTTATAGTCACTGCTTGCCCAGCCAGATCTGGAGAATTTTTGCCTTCTTGCTTCTCAGTCTGAAGAGCAATCTTGCCATCTTTCTCTTCTAATCGAAGAGCAAGTACTGCTTTGTGGGTCTCTAAAACTTGGGTTGAGCTTTTTGGAGCACTGGTCACGTCCTTCACTTGCTGATTATCAGAGTTTTCGTAATCTGGTTCAGTTGACTGGATCTCCTTAACATCCTTAGGGCTACCAGGAGATGTCCCTCCATTGCAGAGTTTTTGAGATGAGCTACTGGCTGTCCCCGAGCGAGACTCCTCTGTTAAGGACGACTCGGGGGATGTGGAATCAGAGGAGACCATGCTCTGAGTGCTCTCCTGCCCATAAGGGATTACAGAATCTTCTCCATAACCATTTAAGATTTCATCATAGCTATCATCATAGTCTACTGCACAGATCCTCTGGAGAGATTTATTTCTCAGGGGGACGGTGTTCCATTTCTTGCCCACAAAGAATCGAACAGGGGAGAGGGTGTTGGCCCTGAAGTTAGCAAAGCGTGGCTGCCCTCTCATCCGAATCTCCATGGCCAACAACTCTTCATCACTTTCATCCCAGCTCTCATGTTCTTCATGTACACTGCTAAAATAGGCATCCTCCTCACTCTCATCTTCACTAGAAAACTCTGGGTAACAAAACCGACCCCCTTCATTACTAATCACCTCTGTGCTCCCACTCAGAATAACATGCTTACTCTGAGAGTCCTTCATTCCTCCCATCATGCAACTGGGAGGAAGCTTTCTTTCCAATGACCGCTTATAGCAGTTACTGATTCTTCCCAAGAAGGTTTCCCTGGAGTTAATGTCATTCCCTCTTGGCTGAGGAGGGGGCTCCAAACCTACTATCTCCTTTAACACTTCAGTCAGTCCATTATTGTTATTTGCTATCTTACTCACACTGTCATTGGTGCCAAAAGGCCTAGGAACATGGCTAAATCCTTCAGTCTCttcttcattattgttattattactcaGTGGTTTTTTATTCAGGGAAGCCCTGTTTCGGGTCCAGCTGATGATCACTGGCTTGTTCTCACAGTGCTCTGGGGTGCTGGCCTCGGCGCTCATGCTCTGCCCTCCGGCCACCATCATGGTGGGCTTCACAGCGATGGTGGGCTTTTTGGCCACAGGAGGCCGGAAGTTGCTTGCGCTCCTGACTCGGTGGTTGTTGCTGTGGTTAGCGTTGGTCTTGCTGTCGCTCTGGGGGAGGGGCGCTGCCTCGGGGGCCGGGGGCAGCTGGTGCAGGCTCTTGGGCTTGAAGCAGTTCTTGCACTCGCCGGGCTTCCAGACGTGCTCAGTAAAGGTGTTACAAGCAGACATTTTCCACGGAGCTTCGTGCTGGCTGCTCCACTTTCAGTGCATGGCAAGATCTTCATCCGTTAGTTTCCACTCTCCCTATGTGTCATAGCAGCTCTTCCAAGTAGTCATCAAtctggggggagaagggaaaggaaagatggaTCATAATGGCAAAGATAGAAGAAGGCTTATTGTGATATGTGACCCAACTACTGAACTTCTAACATTTTTATGAGGGgaataaaaaaggagagagatggtCTCTGTTTGAGAGTCTGTGGTCATTTCCTCCCTGTCACACAAGGGAGAACATCTCAGAAGGGCAGAGTAGCCCATCATCCTGTGGATTTTTACACTGTACCACTTCCCTCATATACTAACCTGACACTGAATTTTTCAAGTGTGTGAAAACTTGCTCCCTTTGTCATTGGTGTATACAGCTTCCACAGGCTCCTCCCGGCTCCCACCCCTGGGTTTTACATATCATACAAGGGGCAGATTGGTGTCAAGCTAATATAATGGCTGGGAAGCCAATACCACTGCCATAAAAGTGCAATGCCAGGCTCCGGGCTCAGAAATACTGCCGACTGCTGCGTTAGGGAAGGGACCTGGAGGGCAGCTGTTTAGCAAAGCTCCTTCTTGGTGCAAACTAGGAAAAGTGGATCTTATTTAGCCAAGCTTAGACAGTAAAGCACCTGTAAATAGCACTTGTAAagccctttccttttatgaatgttcAGACTGGAAGGTGAATGAGCTTTAACAAGCAAAACCCCAGTGGCATGGCTAAAGTCTTGTCAATTTATTCTTGGCTTGGTATCAGGGAGttaacacagaaaaagaaatcaccaCTCTGTAGGAGACACAAATCACTCACCACTTGATGCTAAGTTAATTAGACAATTGGAAGATACtcattaggcacctactgtatATCTAGCACTGTGTGAAGTGGAATGATGCAGAAAAGCAGGAGAAGATATCACTTCCCCTCAAGAACTTACTATAAAAATATACACGCTGTGATATAACAATTCCCATTTACACTGTActttcaattaatcaatcaacatttattaagcacctactatgtgcaaggcaggGTCCTAAGTGccaaagatataaaaagaggcaaaagttcATACCCTTAAGGATCTTACAGTCCAATAAGGGAGGCAGTAAGTCAAGATGTataatctacatatatatatatgtaatatgtataggACAAATAGGAATTAACAGAGGTGAGTTGTGACAGAATGGAGAAGGTTCCTGTAAAAGATGAGTTGGCCAGTACTTCCCTCATCTCCCTTGACATCCCTCATGGCCGCAGGAATGCCAGGGCCAGTGCATGGACAAGGAGCTTCCTGATTCTAATCCTAGCACTGCTTTCCCTATACCAGGTTTCATTAACCAAACTTAACCTGATCTCTGGTACTTGATGAGTACACGAAAACCACAATAgcttaaaaaagcaaaacaaaacaaaacaacccaactACCTTCTTCCCATGCTAGACTGGCAAAAGTGGACCCAAGACAAATGCTTTCCCCACTTGGTGTGTAAGTAAATTAGTTCAGTCAAAAAGAAGATTGTCAGGTTGATTAGCAGTTA from Notamacropus eugenii isolate mMacEug1 chromosome 1, mMacEug1.pri_v2, whole genome shotgun sequence includes these protein-coding regions:
- the PEAK1 gene encoding inactive tyrosine-protein kinase PEAK1 isoform X1, whose protein sequence is MSACNTFTEHVWKPGECKNCFKPKSLHQLPPAPEAAPLPQSDSKTNANHSNNHRVRSASNFRPPVAKKPTIAVKPTMMVAGGQSMSAEASTPEHCENKPVIISWTRNRASLNKKPLSNNNNNEEETEGFSHVPRPFGTNDSVSKIANNNNGLTEVLKEIVGLEPPPQPRGNDINSRETFLGRISNCYKRSLERKLPPSCMMGGMKDSQSKHVILSGSTEVISNEGGRFCYPEFSSEDESEEDAYFSSVHEEHESWDESDEELLAMEIRMRGQPRFANFRANTLSPVRFFVGKKWNTVPLRNKSLQRICAVDYDDSYDEILNGYGEDSVIPYGQESTQSMVSSDSTSPESSLTEESRSGTASSSSQKLCNGGTSPGSPKDVKEIQSTEPDYENSDNQQVKDVTSAPKSSTQVLETHKAVLALRLEEKDGKIALQTEKQEGKNSPDLAGQAVTINLVPLEEQTKPYRVVNLEQPVCKPYTIVDVSAAMTSERMDGQTESPKTKSTLSTPNSPLMSPTSTSAQGNAHFKKSSTIRYQEVWTSSTSPRQKIPKVELVTGGTGPTVPPRKNSHKSAPTSPTSTSISSKTIPVKSPNLSEIKFNSYNNAGMPPFPIIIHDEPTYARSSKNAIKVPIVINPNAYDNLAIYKSFLGTSGELSMKDKTTSIISHTYEEIETECKVTESPTSKPADSSLGKGRSNSTEHRKGSVAQKVQEFNSCLGRSQPSPQRRQSSAHSSPARTQRTTQESVAKIEGALESPTLGSSSNREKASTVLSQIVASIQPPQSPPETPPSGPEACSTEELYALPPGDDAPTSPPSRPKSLFATTQPSHENEATPATESPSTSMHKEPPSKPAACHSSKYMAGTPTPSPQTEPGPPFPPPRSTSSPYHASNLLQRHFSHWSKPTSPTRSTEAESVLSSEGRRATDAKPKRWISFKSFFRRKKTEEEEDKEKEREKGKLVGLDGTVIHMLPPPPVQRHHWFTESRTDSSEKPSIVFMYRCDSAQTELNIDSDKPGVERVVISDKSEIEEKILQDAEKKKRSHSSPSHIPKKILRLKKALREFPLMGNCVSEYSGQVPHEGTVEGPPRVPRAVPVKEGSSSVSGLPVLPPNTPEREEGKEEASDPSDESPCSATYSNLGQSRATMIPPKHPRQPKGAVDDAIAFGGTTEQEVTRPSQATPPPLPKKTILRANTEPLSKDLYKSLENSLCLLTNPTYDMEAHWDASSGGSSLSYELKGLGNESCDSLDRPVPKDRRASATAHSVSSLNTLGTRERFCTSTESLTGRRVTQGRLGKSTQKPQRTALYRGIENRDEVMGKIRSLHSDALKKLALKCEDLFMAGQKDQLRFGVDSWSDFRLTSDRPCCEAGDAVYYPASYAKDPFSSYAVKICKSKAKESQQYYHSLAVRQSLAIHFNIQQDCGHFLAEVPVRLLPWEDPNAPEKEDDEMEEGTEEQDKDASSSAESSQKGDSDSQGGSSKQRSHVVVITREVPYLTVADFVRESLAQHGKNPDTYERQVCLLLLQLCSGLEHLKPYHVTHCDLRLENLLLIHCQTSGSIHKSEPSPATAGPTRLIVSNFSQAKQKSHLVDPEVFRDQSRLAPEIITATQYKKCDEFQTGILIYEMLHLPNPFDENPELKEREYTRADLPRIPCRSPYSWGLQQLASCLLNPNPSERILISDAKGILQCLLWGPRADLFQTLHSLASPSQRNAILQNWLDIKRTLLMIKFAEKSLDRECGISLEDWLCAQYLAFTTTDSLGGIVSILQHR